One genomic window of Microbacterium sp. BH-3-3-3 includes the following:
- the galE gene encoding UDP-glucose 4-epimerase GalE gives MRVLLAGGAGYIGTHTAVALLEAGHDVVLLDDLSGTHAVAAERVERITGKPAPLVVGDAADDAVVSAVFDEYGPIDAIIHLAAFKAVGESTQKPLEYYSNNLDTTFALLRAGIAHGIRSFVFSSTGTVYSDPADLPFTEESTTSVDLSNAYSKSKRMNEVVLADVARVNPELNVTVLRYFNPVGAHPSGLIGEDPAGIPNNLMPFVSRVAIGTLDEIGVFGSDYDTPDGTGLRDYIHVVDLAEGHVAALEQAQPGHQVFNLGTGRPVSVLELVASFEKAVGHDLPKKMLDRRPGDVAATYCDPTKAADVLGWRTRFSIDDACRDYWNWQTTNPAGYASADAS, from the coding sequence ATGCGCGTACTCCTGGCCGGCGGTGCCGGTTATATCGGAACCCACACGGCCGTAGCCCTTCTCGAAGCCGGGCACGACGTCGTCCTCCTCGACGATCTGTCGGGCACGCACGCCGTCGCCGCTGAGCGCGTCGAGCGCATCACCGGTAAGCCGGCGCCGCTCGTGGTGGGCGACGCCGCCGACGACGCCGTCGTGTCGGCCGTCTTCGACGAGTACGGCCCGATCGACGCGATCATCCACCTGGCGGCGTTCAAGGCGGTGGGGGAGTCCACGCAGAAGCCCCTGGAGTACTACTCCAACAACCTCGACACGACCTTCGCCCTGCTGCGCGCCGGTATCGCCCACGGCATCCGCTCGTTCGTGTTCTCGAGCACCGGCACGGTGTACTCCGACCCGGCCGACCTGCCGTTCACCGAGGAGTCCACCACGAGCGTCGACCTGTCGAACGCGTACAGCAAGTCCAAGCGCATGAACGAGGTCGTGCTCGCCGACGTGGCGCGCGTGAACCCCGAGCTCAACGTCACGGTGCTGCGCTACTTCAACCCCGTGGGGGCGCACCCGTCGGGCCTGATCGGCGAAGACCCCGCCGGCATCCCGAACAACCTGATGCCGTTCGTCTCGCGCGTCGCGATCGGAACGCTCGACGAGATCGGCGTCTTCGGCTCCGACTACGACACCCCCGACGGCACGGGCCTGCGCGACTACATCCACGTCGTCGACCTGGCCGAGGGGCATGTCGCCGCCCTCGAGCAGGCGCAGCCCGGTCACCAGGTGTTCAACCTCGGTACCGGTCGCCCCGTGAGCGTGCTCGAACTCGTCGCGTCGTTCGAGAAGGCCGTCGGCCACGATCTGCCGAAGAAGATGCTCGACCGTCGTCCCGGCGACGTCGCCGCGACGTACTGCGACCCGACGAAGGCCGCCGACGTCCTGGGGTGGCGCACGCGCTTCTCGATCGACGACGCGTGCCGCGACTACTGGAACTGGCAGACGACCAATCCGGCGGGCTATGCGAGCGCCGACGCTTCCTGA
- a CDS encoding thymidine kinase, translated as MAKLYFRYGAMNSGKSTALLQAAYNYEERGQRVLLAKPEIDTKGADQIDSRLGVNRPVDFLVAPDDDLRAVFQSAAGHAPVACLLVDEAQFFTPAQVDDLLRIAVLDGIPVLAYGIRTDFRTEAFPGSARLMEIAHSLEELKTICRCGRKAIFNARLVGGRFVFDGDQVAIDEGQIAGEVTYESMCAVCYLRESGGRLDGR; from the coding sequence GTGGCGAAGCTGTACTTCCGCTACGGGGCGATGAATTCGGGCAAGTCGACGGCCCTGCTGCAGGCGGCGTACAACTACGAGGAGCGCGGCCAGCGCGTGCTCCTGGCCAAGCCCGAGATCGACACCAAGGGTGCCGACCAGATCGACAGTCGGCTCGGCGTGAATCGCCCGGTCGACTTCCTGGTCGCTCCCGACGACGACCTCCGCGCCGTGTTCCAGAGCGCGGCGGGGCACGCCCCGGTGGCGTGCCTGCTGGTCGACGAGGCGCAGTTCTTCACCCCCGCGCAGGTCGACGACCTGTTGCGCATCGCGGTGCTCGACGGCATCCCGGTGCTCGCCTACGGCATCCGCACCGACTTCCGTACCGAGGCGTTCCCGGGTTCTGCGCGGCTCATGGAGATCGCCCACAGCCTCGAAGAGCTCAAGACCATCTGCCGGTGCGGGCGCAAGGCGATCTTCAACGCGCGCCTGGTCGGCGGTCGGTTCGTCTTCGACGGCGATCAGGTCGCGATCGACGAGGGCCAGATCGCGGGCGAGGTCACCTACGAGTCGATGTGTGCCGTGTGCTACCTGCGCGAGTCGGGCGGGCGGCTCGACGGTCGCTGA
- a CDS encoding HAD-IIB family hydrolase has translation MSDASPRLVAFDLDDTLAPSKSAIDPRIGDLLLALAERVEVAIISGGQLQQFRSQVVERLPQADPALLAHLHLMPTCGTQYYRLSTEGIETVYAHSLTDDEKQRALSAVQEEAERLGLWEAEPWGDILEDRGSQITFSALGQSAPLDAKMAWDPTGEKKNALREAVAARIPDLEVRSGGSTSVDITHRGIDKAYGMNKLAEATGIPLDDMLFVGDRLDPDGNDYPVLAMGVECQAVHGWEDTAAFLETLVPTLPERTGA, from the coding sequence GTGTCCGACGCCTCGCCCCGCCTCGTCGCCTTCGACCTCGACGACACCCTCGCCCCGTCGAAGTCCGCGATCGATCCGCGCATCGGCGACCTGCTCCTGGCTCTCGCCGAGCGCGTCGAGGTCGCGATCATCTCGGGTGGGCAGCTGCAGCAGTTCCGCAGCCAGGTCGTCGAGCGTCTGCCGCAGGCCGACCCGGCCCTTCTGGCGCACCTGCACCTCATGCCCACGTGCGGCACCCAGTACTACCGCCTGTCGACCGAGGGCATCGAGACCGTCTACGCCCACTCGCTCACCGATGACGAGAAGCAGCGCGCCCTGTCCGCCGTGCAGGAAGAGGCCGAGCGCCTGGGACTGTGGGAGGCCGAGCCCTGGGGCGACATCCTCGAGGACCGGGGCTCGCAGATCACCTTCTCGGCGCTCGGACAGTCGGCTCCCCTCGACGCGAAGATGGCGTGGGACCCGACGGGCGAGAAGAAGAACGCCCTGCGCGAAGCCGTCGCCGCCCGCATCCCCGATCTCGAGGTGCGCTCGGGCGGGTCGACGTCCGTCGACATCACCCACCGCGGTATCGACAAGGCCTACGGCATGAACAAGCTCGCCGAGGCCACCGGCATCCCCCTCGACGACATGCTCTTCGTCGGCGACCGCCTCGACCCCGACGGCAACGACTACCCCGTGCTGGCGATGGGCGTGGAGTGCCAGGCCGTGCACGGGTGGGAGGACACCGCCGCGTTCCTCGAGACGCTCGTGCCCACGCTGCCGGAGCGCACCGGCGCCTGA
- a CDS encoding META domain-containing protein codes for MTFFPHSLVNEETLMFPRILALAATAFVGIGMVSGGGRINGSSLAEEEGRWNGHGSEFLEFTDGDLRGSDGCNGVAGSYVRDGDALEFRRGMSTMKACLGVDTWLRTAARARVDGDTMTVFDRDGAEIGTLTRSA; via the coding sequence ATGACTTTTTTTCCGCATTCGCTCGTAAATGAGGAGACTCTCATGTTCCCCCGCATTCTCGCCCTCGCCGCAACTGCATTCGTCGGAATCGGAATGGTGTCCGGCGGCGGGCGGATCAATGGGTCTTCCCTCGCCGAAGAAGAGGGTCGCTGGAACGGGCACGGCTCCGAATTCCTGGAGTTCACCGACGGCGATCTTCGCGGCAGCGACGGCTGCAACGGCGTCGCCGGCTCTTACGTGCGCGACGGCGATGCGCTCGAGTTCCGGCGGGGAATGTCGACGATGAAGGCCTGCCTCGGTGTCGACACCTGGCTGCGGACCGCCGCCCGCGCGCGCGTCGACGGTGACACCATGACGGTGTTCGATCGCGACGGTGCGGAAATCGGCACGCTCACCCGCTCCGCCTGA
- a CDS encoding FadR/GntR family transcriptional regulator, with amino-acid sequence MPDTAPRAWQVVLERIEADLRDGRLAAGDRLTPERELAAQLGVGRSSVREAIRVLEVLGVVRTATGSGPNAGAMIVTTPRGGLGAFLRLQVAANGFPLADVVRTRVVLECDVAERLARGDADLTEVTGILDAMDAADLDPVEFLALDARFHQALAEVSGNAVVSAMMAGLRSSIESYTQAGAARLSDWPATAARLRGEHRRIVAAVAAGEAAQARESVRAHIADYYAQVAVALSPDDRGDAAVAGAARDAATVDRASMPAREDPS; translated from the coding sequence ATGCCGGACACCGCACCGCGCGCCTGGCAGGTCGTCCTGGAGCGCATCGAGGCCGACCTGCGCGATGGACGCCTCGCCGCCGGTGATCGGCTGACGCCCGAGCGCGAGCTCGCCGCCCAGCTCGGGGTGGGACGCTCCAGCGTGCGCGAGGCCATCCGTGTGCTCGAGGTGCTGGGCGTCGTCCGCACGGCCACCGGCTCGGGACCGAACGCGGGGGCGATGATCGTCACCACACCGCGTGGGGGACTGGGGGCGTTCCTGCGCCTGCAGGTGGCCGCCAACGGCTTCCCACTGGCCGACGTCGTGCGCACCCGCGTGGTGCTCGAGTGCGACGTCGCCGAGCGCCTCGCCCGGGGCGACGCCGACCTCACCGAGGTCACCGGCATCTTGGATGCCATGGATGCCGCCGACCTCGACCCGGTCGAGTTCCTCGCCCTCGACGCGCGCTTCCACCAGGCGCTCGCCGAGGTGTCCGGCAACGCGGTCGTCTCGGCGATGATGGCGGGGCTCCGGAGTTCCATCGAGTCGTACACGCAGGCGGGGGCCGCGCGACTGAGCGACTGGCCCGCCACCGCCGCCCGGTTGCGCGGCGAACATCGCCGCATCGTCGCCGCCGTCGCGGCGGGCGAGGCCGCGCAGGCGCGCGAGAGCGTGCGCGCGCACATCGCCGACTACTACGCCCAGGTGGCTGTCGCGCTGAGTCCCGACGACCGCGGCGACGCCGCCGTCGCCGGTGCGGCGCGAGACGCCGCGACCGTGGACCGGGCCTCGATGCCCGCGAGAGAGGACCCCTCATGA
- a CDS encoding siderophore-interacting protein, with protein MTDRPARPPRPQHVLHVVATERLTPHLVRVRARGDDLAVFRESPHTDKYVKITFAKAELGLEPPYDLAALRETLSPEDLPVTRTYTVRRVDGDELTIDFVVHGDEGLAGPWAASARPGDRLVVSSPGGGYAPDPAAAWHLFVGDESAIPAIAAGLEALAPDAVGTAFLEVQNADEQVELVAPAGVEVHWVYRGAAQAGASAVLADAVGSWHPLPGRGQVFAHGEREAMKALRDIVFTRWGLARDQVSLSGYWAYGRTEDRFQAEKREPIGQIL; from the coding sequence ATGACCGACCGTCCCGCGCGCCCGCCGCGCCCCCAGCACGTTCTGCACGTCGTCGCGACGGAGCGGCTCACGCCGCACCTCGTGCGCGTGCGGGCACGGGGCGACGACCTCGCCGTGTTCCGAGAGAGCCCGCACACCGACAAGTACGTCAAGATCACGTTCGCCAAGGCGGAACTGGGATTGGAGCCGCCGTACGACCTGGCGGCGCTGCGCGAGACGCTGAGCCCCGAGGATCTTCCGGTCACCCGCACCTACACGGTGCGTCGGGTCGACGGTGACGAGCTCACCATCGACTTCGTCGTGCACGGTGACGAGGGCCTCGCGGGCCCCTGGGCGGCGTCTGCGCGTCCCGGCGACCGCCTGGTGGTGTCGTCACCCGGGGGAGGCTATGCGCCCGACCCGGCGGCCGCCTGGCACCTGTTCGTCGGAGACGAGTCCGCCATCCCCGCGATCGCCGCCGGTCTCGAGGCGCTCGCGCCGGATGCCGTGGGCACGGCCTTCCTCGAGGTGCAGAACGCCGACGAGCAGGTCGAGCTGGTCGCCCCGGCCGGCGTCGAGGTGCACTGGGTGTACCGCGGCGCAGCGCAGGCGGGTGCGTCAGCGGTGCTGGCCGACGCGGTGGGCTCGTGGCATCCGCTTCCGGGGCGGGGCCAGGTGTTCGCCCACGGGGAGCGCGAGGCGATGAAAGCCCTGCGCGACATCGTCTTCACCCGGTGGGGTCTCGCCCGCGATCAGGTCTCGCTGTCGGGCTATTGGGCCTACGGCCGAACCGAGGACCGGTTCCAGGCCGAGAAGCGCGAGCCGATCGGTCAGATCCTCTGA
- a CDS encoding malate:quinone oxidoreductase: MTENVDVLLIGGGIMSATLGTLLKDLQPDLKIAVLERLSDVAQESSNAWNNAGTGHAALCELNYMPEGKDGSMDPAKAVAINEQFQQSRQLWASLVAEGVLDEPSTFINATPHMTFVRGEKDVAFLRKRYEVLKLQPLFAGIEYSEDSRVINQWAPLLMQKRRKGEPFAATRVPAGTDVDFGSLTRQLFTNLREKGVDVATNHDVKKLKKQKDGSWQVSYRHVIGGTPGSINAKFVFVGAGGWALKLLQRSGIPEIKGYGVFPIGGQWLKTSDPGIVAQHQAKVYSQASVGAPPMSVPHLDTRVVDGESALLFGPFATFSPKFLKNGSMLDIVTQVRPHNLLPMLKVAVDNPGLIKYLVSELVKTHAKKVDSLREFMPTAKDEDWELLDAGQRAQVMKRDKDKGGVLQFGTEVITAEDRSIAGLLGASPGASTAVSIMLGLIKTCFPERMAEWEPRLRTLIPSYGETLNTRPEAARTELDATAQALKINA; encoded by the coding sequence GTGACTGAAAACGTCGATGTTCTCCTCATCGGTGGCGGCATCATGTCCGCCACTCTCGGCACGCTGCTGAAAGACCTCCAGCCCGATCTGAAGATCGCTGTGCTGGAGCGCTTGAGCGACGTCGCGCAGGAGAGCTCCAACGCCTGGAACAACGCGGGCACCGGCCACGCGGCGCTCTGCGAGCTGAACTACATGCCCGAGGGCAAGGACGGCTCGATGGACCCGGCCAAGGCCGTCGCCATCAACGAGCAGTTCCAGCAGAGCCGCCAGCTGTGGGCCTCGCTCGTGGCCGAAGGTGTGCTCGACGAACCGTCGACGTTCATCAACGCCACCCCGCACATGACGTTCGTCCGCGGCGAGAAAGACGTCGCGTTCCTGCGCAAGCGCTACGAGGTGCTCAAGCTGCAGCCCCTGTTCGCGGGCATCGAGTACAGCGAGGACTCCCGCGTCATCAACCAGTGGGCTCCGTTGCTCATGCAGAAGCGTCGTAAGGGCGAGCCCTTCGCCGCCACGCGCGTCCCCGCCGGAACCGACGTCGACTTTGGCTCGCTCACGCGCCAGCTGTTCACGAACCTGCGCGAGAAGGGCGTCGACGTCGCCACGAACCACGACGTCAAGAAGCTCAAGAAACAGAAGGACGGGTCGTGGCAGGTCTCGTACCGCCACGTCATCGGCGGTACGCCCGGATCGATCAACGCGAAGTTCGTCTTCGTGGGGGCCGGTGGCTGGGCGCTCAAGCTGTTGCAGCGTTCGGGCATCCCCGAGATCAAGGGCTACGGCGTCTTCCCGATCGGCGGACAGTGGCTGAAGACCTCCGACCCCGGCATCGTCGCCCAGCACCAGGCCAAGGTCTACTCGCAGGCGTCGGTCGGCGCACCGCCCATGTCGGTGCCCCACCTCGACACCCGCGTCGTCGACGGGGAATCGGCTCTGCTGTTCGGCCCGTTCGCGACCTTCAGCCCCAAGTTCCTCAAGAACGGCTCGATGCTCGACATCGTCACGCAGGTGCGTCCGCACAACCTGCTGCCGATGCTCAAGGTGGCCGTCGACAACCCCGGTCTCATCAAGTACCTCGTGAGCGAGCTGGTGAAAACGCACGCGAAGAAGGTCGACAGCCTGCGCGAGTTCATGCCCACCGCGAAGGACGAGGACTGGGAGCTGCTCGACGCCGGTCAGCGCGCCCAGGTCATGAAGCGCGACAAGGACAAGGGCGGCGTGCTGCAGTTCGGCACCGAGGTCATCACCGCCGAAGACCGCTCGATCGCGGGACTGCTCGGCGCCTCGCCGGGAGCCTCGACCGCCGTGTCGATCATGCTGGGACTCATCAAGACGTGCTTCCCCGAGCGCATGGCCGAGTGGGAGCCGCGTCTGCGCACGCTGATCCCCAGCTACGGCGAGACGCTCAACACGCGTCCCGAGGCCGCCCGCACAGAGCTGGATGCCACGGCCCAGGCGCTCAAGATCAACGCCTGA
- a CDS encoding S1 family peptidase, whose translation MKRLGWAGASAAVALTASGLLAPAVAFAGEDQSTAPTTGPEFDATAQRLMTSSDQVQGVAKDGSGNVVVYTTADEADLQGEAKSFVDTKSNVVVKKIDPIKAAATNDLVGGAGYLSPAGGNSVALCSVGFTGWTPQGDPAVITAGHCNADGSLTESLLSLPSGDPAGGGDKNNADIAVKAPLGTLAFSQFGGPGNTPGAEGDTSSVDIATIDVTNTDLDLLPEITDWTTASSEDLSASTTDVRAIGSAQVNQPASKSGRTTGLTTGNVTGVEGWMRVAEENDVRWVYGFAVEGDIDTVQGGDSGGAVFQGTTAVGVVSGGNETGTFLWAADLQAGLARTDGYSVAVKVDAPALTTPADGGTVGVGGAISGTAPAGTTLKVTPEGGDTFDVAVDGSGNWSFTAPDKLGTFSFSLRAVNGFNKSASVDASVEVKAEAPVITSPANGSTVENEVTSISGTGLAGATVTLTGDAKGSAKVAADGTWSVTTDLAIGTYSVTATQARDGQTSAEATSSFTVAPSAPTITGIQDGASYSGAAIPTSISGTGVNGAAISVTINDAKVGETTVKDGKWSIVLKNALGEGAYAVVATQTVNSVSSSASVSFSVAAAPAPAPSPSGTPAPGGNPGNGNGNGGGGLAVTGMGDPTPLAWGAVALLLGGFGAFGYRRLRRATR comes from the coding sequence ATGAAGCGTTTGGGGTGGGCCGGAGCATCGGCCGCCGTCGCGCTCACCGCGTCCGGTCTGCTGGCCCCTGCTGTGGCCTTCGCCGGTGAAGACCAGTCGACCGCCCCCACCACGGGCCCTGAATTCGATGCCACCGCGCAGCGGCTCATGACGAGCAGCGACCAGGTGCAGGGCGTCGCCAAGGACGGCTCGGGCAACGTCGTGGTGTACACCACGGCCGACGAAGCCGACCTCCAGGGTGAGGCCAAGTCGTTCGTCGACACGAAGTCGAACGTCGTCGTCAAGAAGATCGACCCCATCAAGGCTGCCGCGACCAACGACCTCGTCGGTGGCGCCGGATACCTTTCCCCCGCCGGTGGCAACTCCGTCGCCCTCTGCTCGGTCGGTTTCACCGGCTGGACGCCGCAGGGTGACCCCGCGGTCATCACCGCCGGTCACTGCAACGCCGACGGCTCCCTCACCGAGAGCCTGCTCTCGCTCCCCTCGGGCGACCCGGCCGGCGGCGGCGACAAGAACAACGCCGACATCGCCGTCAAGGCTCCGCTCGGCACCCTGGCGTTCTCGCAGTTCGGCGGACCGGGCAACACCCCCGGCGCCGAGGGCGACACCTCGTCGGTCGACATCGCCACCATCGATGTCACCAACACCGACCTCGACCTGCTCCCCGAGATCACCGACTGGACCACGGCATCGTCCGAGGACCTGTCGGCGTCGACGACCGACGTCCGCGCCATCGGCTCGGCGCAGGTCAACCAGCCGGCTTCCAAGTCGGGCCGCACGACCGGCCTCACCACCGGTAACGTCACCGGCGTCGAGGGCTGGATGCGCGTCGCCGAAGAGAACGACGTGCGTTGGGTCTACGGATTCGCCGTCGAAGGCGACATCGACACCGTTCAGGGTGGCGACTCCGGTGGAGCCGTCTTCCAGGGCACGACCGCTGTCGGCGTGGTCTCCGGTGGCAACGAGACCGGTACCTTCCTCTGGGCCGCCGACCTGCAGGCCGGCCTGGCTCGCACCGACGGCTACTCGGTCGCCGTGAAGGTCGACGCCCCCGCACTGACGACCCCCGCCGATGGCGGCACGGTCGGCGTCGGCGGCGCCATCTCGGGCACCGCCCCCGCGGGCACCACTCTGAAGGTCACCCCCGAGGGTGGCGACACCTTCGACGTGGCCGTCGACGGTTCGGGCAACTGGAGCTTCACCGCTCCCGACAAGCTCGGCACCTTCTCCTTCTCGCTGCGCGCGGTCAACGGCTTCAACAAGTCGGCTTCGGTCGACGCGTCGGTCGAGGTCAAGGCGGAGGCCCCGGTCATCACGAGCCCGGCCAACGGTTCGACCGTCGAGAACGAGGTCACCTCGATCTCGGGCACCGGTCTCGCCGGCGCCACCGTGACCCTCACGGGTGACGCGAAGGGCAGCGCCAAGGTCGCCGCCGACGGCACCTGGTCGGTCACCACCGACCTCGCCATCGGCACCTACTCCGTCACCGCCACGCAGGCGCGCGACGGTCAGACCTCGGCCGAGGCCACCTCGTCGTTCACGGTCGCCCCGTCGGCTCCGACCATCACGGGCATCCAGGACGGTGCCTCGTACTCGGGTGCCGCGATCCCCACCTCGATCTCGGGCACCGGTGTCAACGGTGCGGCGATCTCGGTCACGATCAACGACGCGAAGGTCGGCGAGACCACCGTCAAGGACGGCAAGTGGTCGATCGTGCTGAAGAACGCTCTCGGTGAAGGCGCCTACGCGGTCGTCGCCACCCAGACGGTCAACAGCGTCTCCAGCTCGGCTTCGGTCAGCTTCTCGGTCGCCGCGGCTCCCGCCCCGGCGCCCTCGCCCTCCGGTACCCCTGCCCCCGGTGGCAACCCCGGTAACGGCAACGGCAACGGTGGCGGCGGCCTCGCCGTGACCGGTATGGGTGACCCGACTCCGCTGGCCTGGGGTGCTGTCGCGCTCCTGCTCGGTGGCTTCGGTGCCTTCGGTTACCGTCGTCTGCGCCGCGCAACCCGCTAA
- a CDS encoding aspartate-semialdehyde dehydrogenase: MTRISDSGISLAVVGATGQVGTVMLEILAERAFPIRELRLFATARSAGSSIEFAGHSVIVEDVATADPAGVEVALFSAGATGSRAHAPRFAEAGALVIDNSSAWRMDAEVPLVVSEVNPHAIDQAVKGIVANPNCTTMAAMPVLKVLDTEAGLERLIVSTYQAVSGSGLAGAQELLGQVEGVLAQGGVERLVRDGSALDFPAPEKYVAPIAFDVIPFAGNLVDDGQNETDEEKKLRNESRKILELPDLRVAGTCVRVPVFTGHSLSINVEFARDLTPERARELLAEAPGVRLEEVPTPLQAAGTDPSYVGRIRADQSAPEGKGLVLFISNDNLRKGAALNAVQIAEIVAQKLSATV; the protein is encoded by the coding sequence ATGACCCGCATCTCCGATTCCGGAATCTCCCTCGCCGTCGTCGGCGCCACCGGCCAGGTCGGCACCGTCATGCTCGAGATCCTCGCCGAGCGTGCGTTCCCGATCCGCGAGCTCCGTCTGTTCGCGACGGCCCGCTCCGCCGGCTCGTCCATCGAGTTCGCCGGTCACTCCGTGATCGTCGAAGACGTCGCCACGGCCGACCCCGCCGGCGTCGAGGTCGCGCTGTTCTCGGCCGGTGCCACCGGCAGCCGCGCGCACGCCCCGCGTTTCGCCGAGGCCGGGGCCCTGGTCATCGACAACTCCAGCGCCTGGCGCATGGATGCCGAGGTGCCCCTCGTCGTGAGCGAGGTCAATCCCCACGCCATCGACCAGGCCGTCAAGGGCATCGTCGCCAACCCGAACTGCACGACGATGGCCGCGATGCCCGTGCTGAAGGTGCTCGACACCGAGGCCGGCCTCGAGCGTCTCATCGTCAGCACCTATCAGGCCGTCAGCGGCTCCGGTCTCGCCGGAGCGCAGGAGCTGCTCGGTCAGGTCGAGGGCGTGCTCGCCCAGGGCGGCGTCGAGCGCCTCGTCCGCGACGGTTCGGCTCTCGACTTCCCGGCGCCCGAGAAGTACGTCGCGCCCATCGCCTTCGACGTCATCCCCTTCGCCGGCAACCTCGTCGACGACGGCCAGAACGAGACCGACGAAGAGAAGAAGCTCCGCAACGAGAGCCGCAAGATCCTCGAGCTCCCCGACCTCCGCGTCGCCGGCACGTGCGTGCGCGTTCCCGTGTTCACCGGTCACTCGCTCAGCATCAACGTCGAATTCGCCCGCGACCTCACCCCCGAGCGCGCGCGCGAACTGCTCGCCGAGGCCCCCGGCGTGCGCCTCGAAGAGGTCCCCACGCCGCTGCAGGCCGCCGGCACCGACCCCAGCTACGTCGGACGCATCCGCGCCGACCAGTCCGCCCCCGAGGGCAAGGGTCTCGTGCTGTTCATCAGCAACGACAACCTGCGCAAGGGCGCGGCGCTGAACGCGGTGCAGATCGCCGAGATCGTGGCGCAGAAGCTCTCCGCCACGGTCTGA